A single Cucumis melo cultivar AY chromosome 4, USDA_Cmelo_AY_1.0, whole genome shotgun sequence DNA region contains:
- the LOC107992295 gene encoding pentatricopeptide repeat-containing protein At1g80270, mitochondrial-like: MWALRRASTPLRNQGYKVRTSYVFGKLEVPFFWEGNVAGFGTTTALSDRFISFERNNLATWPSAGVYISSHGLSTQAGAENSGEEDNVKDGFSELDETLPSTSPLEDRKAADDNEEELTSGSEIDDDDDNAVDDGTQNELYLLERETGLAEKKSTKRGSFELFNVIWKAPGLSVASALDKWVSDGKVLRRADISLAMLNLRKRRMFGKALQFSEWLEASGQMEFNERNYASRLDLIAKVQDLRKAESYIAKIPQSFQGEVIYRTLLANCVIASNVKKAEGVFNKMKDLEFPMTPFPYNQMLILYKRIDKRKIADVLLLMEKDNVKPSLFTYKVLIDAKGLSNDISGMEQVFDSMKAEGIEVDVDTLSLLAEHYVSGGLKDKAKAILKEIEEINSKGSRRPCRILLPLYGKLQMEDDVRRVWKICEENPRIEECMAAIIAWGKLRNVQEAEKVFDRVVKTWKKLSTRHYSTMMYVYGDNKMLTKGKELVNQMAESGCPMDPLICDAVVKLYVEAGEVEKADSFLVKAAKKYRMKPLFISYRTLMDHYAKRGDVHNAEKIFDKMIQSGYLPRFSHFGTLIQAYVNAKTPAYGMRDRMMARMVFPNKALAGQLAKVDAFRETAVSDLLD; this comes from the exons ATGTGGGCTCTTCGTAGAGCTTCTACTCCTCTTAG GAATCAAGGGTATAAAGTAAGAACTTCATATGTCTTTGGTAAACTAGAGGTACCATTTTTTTGGGAAGGAAATGTAGCTGGTTTTGGAACCACCACCGCTTTATCTGACAGATTCATTTCTTTTGAGAGAAATAACCTTGCAACATGGCCATCCGCTGGGGTTTATATTAGTAGTCATGGTCTATCTACACAAGCTGGTGCTGAGAACAGTGGAGAGGAAGATAATGTGAAAGATGGATTTTCCGAACTTGATGAAACACTTCCAAGCACTAGTCCACTTGAAGATAGGAAGGCAGCAGATGATAATGAAGAGGAACTAACTTCTGGATCAGAAATTGATGACGACGATGACAATGCTGTTGATGATGGGACTCAAAATGAACTGTATTTACTTGAGAGAGAAACTGGACTTGCTGAAAAGAAATCTACAAAAAGGGGTTCTTTTGAACTTTTCAATGTTATTTGGAAAGCTCCAGGTTTATCTGTGGCTAGTGCACTTGATAAGTGGGTCAGTGATGGAAAAGTACTAAGGCGGGCCGATATCTCTCTGGCCATGCTCAATCTTCGTAAACGTCGGATGTTTGGAAAGGCTTTGCAG TTTTCGGAGTGGTTGGAAGCAAGCGGACAGATGGAATTTAATGAAAGAAATTATGCTTCTCGTCTTGACTTGATTGCAAAGGTACAAGATCTCCGTAAGGCAGAGAGTTACATTGCTAAGATTCCACAGTCCTTCCAGGGGGAGGTGATATACCGAACTCTTTTGGCTAACTGTGTGATTGCCAGCAATGTAAAAAAAGCGGAGGGAGTATTCAACAAAATGAAGGACCTTGAATTCCCAATGACACCATTTCCTTACAACCAGATGCTTATTCTTTACAAGAGGATTGACAAGAGGAAAATAGCCGATGTTTTATTGTTGATGGAGAAAGATAATGTCAAGCCTTCTCTGTTTACTTACAAAGTTTTAATAGATGCTAAAGGCCTTTCTAATGACATAAGTGGGATGGAACAAGTTTTTGATTCAATGAAGGCTGAAGGAATTGAAGTTGATGTTGATACACTTTCCCTATTAGCTGAACACTATGTTTCAGGTGGTCTTAAAGACAAAGCCAAGGCCATTTTAAAGGAGATAGAAGAAATTAACTCCAAAGGTTCTCGAAGGCCATGCAGAATTTTACTTCCCCTTTATGGAAAACTCCAAATGGAAGATGATGTGAGGAGGGTCTGGAAGATCTGTGAGGAAAATCCTCGTATTGAAGAATGTATGGCTGCCATTATTGCTTGGGGAAAGCTGAGGAACGTCCAGGAAGCAGAAAAAGTTTTTGATAGAGTTGTAAAAACATGGAAGAAGCTATCCACAAGACACTATTCTACCATGATGTATGTTTATGGAGACAATAAGATGCTGACGAAGGGCAAGGAACTAGTCAATCAGATGGCAGAGAGCGGTTGCCCCATGGATCCGTTGATTTGTGATGCAGTCGTGAAGCTCTATGTGGAAGCAGGGGAGGTAGAAAAGGCAGACTCTTTCTTGGTTAAGGCTGCTAAAAAATACAGGATGAAGCCATTGTTTATCTCATACCGGACTCTCATGGATCACTACGCAAAGAGGGGTGATGTTCACAATGCAGAGAAGATCTTTGATAAGATGATACAATCGGGTTACCTGCCTCGTTTCAGCCATTTTGGAACTCTCATACAGGCATATGTTAACGCCAAGACTCCGGCCTACGGTATGAGAGACAGAATGATGGCACGTATGGTTTTTCCAAACAAAGCTTTGGCCGGACAATTAGCTAAAGTTGATGCTTTTAGGGAGACAGCGGTGTCAGATTTGCTTGATTGA
- the LOC103486880 gene encoding pentatricopeptide repeat-containing protein At1g80270, mitochondrial-like isoform X3: MWALRRASTPLRNHGYRVRTSFVFGKLEVPYFGEGNIAGFGTTATLSDRFISFERNNLATWPSSGICISSHGLSTQAGAENSGEEVNMEDGFSELDETHPTTRSEISDDDENVVDDGTQNELDLPEGETGLAEKISRKRAPSELTKAIWNAPALSVGSALDKWVSEGNELSRDDISSTLTSLRRRRMFGKALQFSEWLEASGQLEFNERDYASRLDLIARVQGLDKAESYIAKIPESFQGEVIYQTLLANYVIANNVKKAEEVFNKMKDLEFPMTPYPYNQMLILYKRIDKRKIADVLLLMEKENVKPSPFTYKILIDAKGLSNDISGMEQVVDSMKADGIEVDVGTLSLLAKHYVSGGLKDKAKAILKDMEEINSKGSRWPCRILLPLYGELQMEDDVRRVWKICEENPRIEECMAAITAWGKLRNVQEAEKVFDRVVKTWKKLSTKHYSTMMNVYGDNKMLTKGKELVNQMAERGCSMDPFTWDAVVKLYVEAGEVEKADSFLVKAAKKFGMKPLFNSYRTLIDHYARRGDVHNAEKIFEKMIQSGYLPRFSQFGTLIQAYVNAKTPAYGMRDRMMAHKVFPNKALAGQLAQVDAFRKTAVSDLLD, translated from the exons ATGTGGGCTCTTCGTAGAGCTTCTACTCCTCTCAG GAATCATGGGTATAGAGTAAGAACTTCATTTGTCTTTGGCAAACTAGAGGTACCATATTTTGGGGAAGGAAATATAGCTGGTTTTGGAACCACCGCTACTTTATCCGACAGATTCATTTCTTTTGAGAGAAATAACCTTGCAACATGGCCGTCCTCTGGGATTTGTATCAGTAGTCATGGTCTGTCTACACAAGCTGGTGCTGAGAACAGTGGAGAGGAAGTTAATATGGAAGATGGATTTTCCGAACTTGATGAAACACATCCAACCACTAGATCAGAAATTTCTGACGACGATGAGAATGTTGTTGATGATGGGACTCAAAATGAACTGGATTTACCGGAGGGAGAAACTGGACTTGCTGAAAAGATATCTAGAAAAAGGGCTCCTTCAGAGCTGACCAAAGCTATTTGGAATGCTCCAGCTTTATCTGTCGGTAGTGCACTTGATAAGTGGGTCAGTGAAGGAAACGAACTAAGCCGGGATGATATCTCTTCGACCCTGACCAGTCTTCGTAGACGTCGAATGTTTGGGAAGGCTTTGCAG TTTTCGGAGTGGTTGGAAGCAAGCGGACAGCTCGAATTTAATGAAAGAGATTATGCTTCTCGTCTTGACTTGATTGCAAGGGTACAAGGTCTCGATAAGGCAGAGAGTTACATTGCTAAAATCCCAGAGTCCTTCCAGGGGGAGGTGATATACCAAACCCTTTTAGCTAACTATGTGATTGCCAACAATGTAAAAAAAGCGGAGGAAGTGTTCAACAAAATGAAGGACCTTGAATTCCCAATGACACCATATCCTTACAACCAGATGCTTATTCTTTACAAGAGGATTGACAAGAGGAAAATAGCCGATGTTTTATTGTTGATGGAGAAAGAAAATGTCAAGCCTTCTCCGTTTacttacaaaattttaatagaTGCTAAAGGCCTTTCTAATGATATAAGTGGGATGGAACAAGTTGTTGATTCAATGAAGGCCGATGGAATTGAAGTTGATGTTGGTACACTTTCCCTATTAGCTAAACACTATGTTTCAGGTGGTCTTAAAGACAAAGCCAAGGCCATTTTAAAGGATATGGAAGAAATTAACTCGAAAGGTTCTCGATGGCCATGCAGAATTTTACTTCCCCTTTATGGAGAACTCCAAATGGAAGATGATGTGAGGAGGGTCTGGAAAATCTGTGAGGAAAATCCTCGTATTGAAGAATGTATGGCTGCCATTACTGCTTGGGGAAAGCTGAGGAACGTCCAGGAAGCAGAAAAAGTTTTTGATAGAGTTGTAAAAACATGGAAGAAGCTATCCACAAAACACTATTCTACCATGATGAATGTTTATGGAGACAATAAGATGCTGACGAAGGGCAAGGAACTAGTCAATCAGATGGCAGAGAGGGGTTGCAGCATGGATCCGTTTACATGGGATGCAGTTGTGAAGCTCTATGTGGAAGCAGGGGAGGTAGAAAAGGCAGACTCTTTCTTGGTTAAGGCTGCTAAAAAATTCGGGATGAAGCCATTGTTTAACTCGTACAGGACTCTCATCGATCACTACGCAAGGAGGGGTGATGTTCACAATGCAGAAAAAATCTTTGAGAAGATGATACAATCGGGTTACCTGCCTCGTTTCAGCCAATTTGGAACTCTCATACAGGCATATGTTAACGCCAAGACTCCGGCCTACGGTATGAGAGACAGAATGATGGCACATAAGGTTTTTCCAAACAAAGCTTTGGCCGGACAATTAGCTCAAGTTGATGCTTTTAGGAAGACAGCGGTGTCAGATTTGCTTGATTGA
- the LOC103486880 gene encoding pentatricopeptide repeat-containing protein At1g80270, mitochondrial-like isoform X1 has protein sequence MWALRRASTPLRNHGYRVRTSFVFGKLEVPYFGEGNIAGFGTTATLSDRFISFERNNLATWPSSGICISSHGLSTQAGAENSGEEVNMEDGFSELDETHPTTRSEISDDDENVVDDGTQNELDLPEGETGLAEKISRKRAPSELTKAIWNAPALSVGSALDKWVSEGNELSRDDISSTLTSLRRRRMFGKALQFSEWLEASGQLEFNERDYASRLDLIARVQGLDKAESYIAKIPESFQGEVIYQTLLANYVIANNVKKAEEVFNKMKDLEFPMTPYPYNQMLILYKRIDKRKIADVLLLMEKENVKPSPFTYKILIDAKGLSNDISGMEQVVDSMKADGIEVDVGTLSLLAKHYVSGGLKDKAKAILKDMEEINSKGSRWPCRILLPLYGELQMEDDVRRVWKICEENPRIEECMAAITAWGKLRNVQEAEKVFDRVVKTWKKLSTKHYSTMMNVYGDNKMLTKGKELVNQMAERGCSMDPFTWDAVVKLYVEAGEVEKADSFLVKAAKKFGMKPLFNSYRTLIDHYARRGDVHNAEKIFEKMIQSGYLPRFSQFGTLIQAYVNAKTPAYGMRDRMMAHKVFPNKALAGQLAQVDAFRKTAVSDLLD, from the exons GAATCATGGGTATAGAGTAAGAACTTCATTTGTCTTTGGCAAACTAGAGGTACCATATTTTGGGGAAGGAAATATAGCTGGTTTTGGAACCACCGCTACTTTATCCGACAGATTCATTTCTTTTGAGAGAAATAACCTTGCAACATGGCCGTCCTCTGGGATTTGTATCAGTAGTCATGGTCTGTCTACACAAGCTGGTGCTGAGAACAGTGGAGAGGAAGTTAATATGGAAGATGGATTTTCCGAACTTGATGAAACACATCCAACCACTAGATCAGAAATTTCTGACGACGATGAGAATGTTGTTGATGATGGGACTCAAAATGAACTGGATTTACCGGAGGGAGAAACTGGACTTGCTGAAAAGATATCTAGAAAAAGGGCTCCTTCAGAGCTGACCAAAGCTATTTGGAATGCTCCAGCTTTATCTGTCGGTAGTGCACTTGATAAGTGGGTCAGTGAAGGAAACGAACTAAGCCGGGATGATATCTCTTCGACCCTGACCAGTCTTCGTAGACGTCGAATGTTTGGGAAGGCTTTGCAG TTTTCGGAGTGGTTGGAAGCAAGCGGACAGCTCGAATTTAATGAAAGAGATTATGCTTCTCGTCTTGACTTGATTGCAAGGGTACAAGGTCTCGATAAGGCAGAGAGTTACATTGCTAAAATCCCAGAGTCCTTCCAGGGGGAGGTGATATACCAAACCCTTTTAGCTAACTATGTGATTGCCAACAATGTAAAAAAAGCGGAGGAAGTGTTCAACAAAATGAAGGACCTTGAATTCCCAATGACACCATATCCTTACAACCAGATGCTTATTCTTTACAAGAGGATTGACAAGAGGAAAATAGCCGATGTTTTATTGTTGATGGAGAAAGAAAATGTCAAGCCTTCTCCGTTTacttacaaaattttaatagaTGCTAAAGGCCTTTCTAATGATATAAGTGGGATGGAACAAGTTGTTGATTCAATGAAGGCCGATGGAATTGAAGTTGATGTTGGTACACTTTCCCTATTAGCTAAACACTATGTTTCAGGTGGTCTTAAAGACAAAGCCAAGGCCATTTTAAAGGATATGGAAGAAATTAACTCGAAAGGTTCTCGATGGCCATGCAGAATTTTACTTCCCCTTTATGGAGAACTCCAAATGGAAGATGATGTGAGGAGGGTCTGGAAAATCTGTGAGGAAAATCCTCGTATTGAAGAATGTATGGCTGCCATTACTGCTTGGGGAAAGCTGAGGAACGTCCAGGAAGCAGAAAAAGTTTTTGATAGAGTTGTAAAAACATGGAAGAAGCTATCCACAAAACACTATTCTACCATGATGAATGTTTATGGAGACAATAAGATGCTGACGAAGGGCAAGGAACTAGTCAATCAGATGGCAGAGAGGGGTTGCAGCATGGATCCGTTTACATGGGATGCAGTTGTGAAGCTCTATGTGGAAGCAGGGGAGGTAGAAAAGGCAGACTCTTTCTTGGTTAAGGCTGCTAAAAAATTCGGGATGAAGCCATTGTTTAACTCGTACAGGACTCTCATCGATCACTACGCAAGGAGGGGTGATGTTCACAATGCAGAAAAAATCTTTGAGAAGATGATACAATCGGGTTACCTGCCTCGTTTCAGCCAATTTGGAACTCTCATACAGGCATATGTTAACGCCAAGACTCCGGCCTACGGTATGAGAGACAGAATGATGGCACATAAGGTTTTTCCAAACAAAGCTTTGGCCGGACAATTAGCTCAAGTTGATGCTTTTAGGAAGACAGCGGTGTCAGATTTGCTTGATTGA